Part of the Caldisericia bacterium genome is shown below.
AAATCTTTAAAATCTCCTCCTTCATTTCATCCTCCTTTCTTTAAAAGTTTCTTTGCCTCTTCAGGGGAGATCTCCCCTTTATCAAGTTTCTCCAAGATTTCTTTCACATCCACCTTTTCCTCTTCCTCTTCAGGTGCAATTCCCAGGGATTTTAATACATTGTTTAGTCTGTTCCTCACCGTTGGATAGGAGATTCCAAGGATTCTTTCCACCTCCTTTATGTTTCCCCTTGCCTTAAGAAACACAAGGAGAAAGTTTACCTCATCATCTTTTAAATATGTAAATGGGTTTGTTAAAAATTCACCCTCCACACTGATACCACATGTAGGGCATCTTAATCTCTCTACAACCATCTCCTCTCCACATACAGGACATCTTGGTAGACCTTTAATAATTTTCATCACCTCCTTAATCTTTTTAAGATATTATATTAAATTTTTTAATCTTGTCAAGTAA
Proteins encoded:
- a CDS encoding DUF2089 domain-containing protein, producing the protein MKIIKGLPRCPVCGEEMVVERLRCPTCGISVEGEFLTNPFTYLKDDEVNFLLVFLKARGNIKEVERILGISYPTVRNRLNNVLKSLGIAPEEEEEKVDVKEILEKLDKGEISPEEAKKLLKKGG